In Rhopalosiphum padi isolate XX-2018 chromosome 3, ASM2088224v1, whole genome shotgun sequence, the genomic stretch ATGACATAAACAATGCCAGGTAAATAGATTCGGAATTTTTTCGCGTAGTTTAGTAGCAACTCCAGCTTTCTTACCCGTCATTACACTTGCTCCGTCACTGGCAAAAGCAATCCAGTTGTTTAATGCAAACGATGTTGATATCCCATTACATTCTAAACTTAACCAAATAGATTTTTCGATAGTTTCAGCATCTTGTCTATCTAAGTCAATCAGGTCTAAGAATGCTACAACCGGCGATTCTACGTCAAAATATGatgaaatatacaaaattagtgTACATTTGGTACTCAGCGTTGTTGATTCGTCAATCATTATGGTAAATTTCGAATTCGACTGTATAAGGCGTAAAATAAGTCGTTTGCGCATCTCCTTTGCAATGACGTTTACCATTCGAGTGGCAGTTATTCTGCTATGTAAGGAAGATCCCATGTCCAATCCATTGATTTGTTGTAATTGAACAAGTTCTTCAAACTGTTTAAAGGGACGGTGATTTTTTGCCAAGCAATATACAGTTCTAAAAAGTCGCGTATTGGAATCAATCTCTACTTCAGATATACGTTCGAACATTTTATCTAATACTTTGTCTGAGctttttttcaatatgttttCAGCTAACACATGAGCTTTGCTTTCTGaatgttgtttaattttatttcttaatgaaGCCAGTTGATTTGTACGATTACACCCAGCAGCTATGATTTCAAAGCCTACCCACTCAGAAGAAATTCGAACTTTGCTATCGATgttagatttttgaaaattgatacTATTTTTAGCTTGAATGCAATTATTACATCCTAGTTTCCCATTTTTGCTACTTAACCATGAGTTTTTCTTTTGAAACTCTATTACCTGTTCTTTTGTCCATAATGCAGGCCAAATTTTGGAAGTATCCCATACATCTTGTATTTGATTATCGATTTGACTATCACTAACAAAATTATCTTCATTGGGCATCACTAGCTCGTGTGAACTAGTAGCACAAATGGCAGTATTAGTCgcatttttaggttttttttctcGGGGCATAAAAAAACTATCAAGTGTTCCGCTTTCACGTTTAAAATTCGAActcatattttgataaaaatttaaataacactttATACAGTAAAACAGATTAGGATAGTTAATTAaactcaattaaataaattaataaaactgctcaaataaaatgaatacgttagtaaataataattaataaaagaattAAGAACTTATTCACGGTAAACACAAACGGTAGATCACACAACGCACaatcgatttataaaaataataaaatgttacaagTCGGCGGTAACGGATGTACTGATTAAATTAATCGTGTTCAGAGTCAGACGCATTTCCATCATCTAACGCGATAGTTCGTTTCTTGTTTTCTGAGAATCTAATAATAGTTGTAAGATATAAGTGTCATATTTCCGTTATCAgcgtcataaataataattgactttCGTAGCATTTTCTGAGTAACCAAaaccagtttttttttgtatataatttgagAGTATACGCAGTATACCCATATTTCTGACAAAATATCTTGAGAGTATACggcgtatatgtagtataccctATGGGAACACCCCTGGGTATATCAAGTCTACTAactacaaacaaattataataatacacttttgtttaatttttagaaaaaagctaggtatcaagtatattattttgttaggatactacattaaaataaagtaacctACAATTTAATTGGATTCAAATGTTTatgctttataaaattaaatagataatttatacttaaactttgtgtaatacctatattaaaatagttaagtaaaatatataaaaataggtaggtacctattattataaagagtaatagtaggtataatatataatattatatatatatacatattatttaaatattcttacttaagatttattaaaaccagtaaaatatgaaagataaatAAACAGTTATGATAACTACACATATTAATCCTAAGTAGTAAGTATAGAACTGTTATGGGTATGAACAAATAGAGCTGAAATATggagtaaatttataaaaataaaaataataaaggaaaACAAAATAGTGATTGTCaggcaaaaattaaaatgttatatctataatatttataggaaaGTACACTGTTTATTcaagtaatattgtaaaatagatagttattactttttacaattACTACCTATTGTTGACaatgtaattaaacatttaatctaaaatctaactactaattgttaattgtaattaatcagtataatactataatagtattaatgttATCATGGTGCATACtgtgtattgttttataatatatttaaatacaataattacaatataaatattattatcatagaacTTTTGAATctcttatcatttttaactattgaaaaagttctatattataattaaaagttgtattataattctAGATTTCtgtaaattacaaatatgtttGATTTGATAGAAATTAAACCAGGTACATTTCGTGGCAATTTAGTAAATGAATttgatataaatgaatatattaaatcattcaGTTTGAAAACAAATACTAGTTGGTGTGTAGTAAGTAGTAAAGTGTCAACTAGATTTGTTTGTCGGTaagtaactatttattaaattatagcaatgtgataatgataatgatgtctacattaatattatataatatttttatatgaacgtaggaaaatatttaaatgtcatcATAGTTCCTTTCATAAAAAAACaccaaaagaaaataataaaggaaaatcaaaaaatagtGATTGCCAggcaaaaattgaaattttaattaaactttctactaaggatacaaaaaaaaaagatgtgtatgttaaggtaaatattattacatataaatatataatgcattgttaatttgtaacttgtgtaatattttaaaatagatacataatatttggtacaatataatataatataatatatataatatattattatacctagttaAATTTCATCCAAAATCCAAACTCATTTATCTTAGATTgttaaaatacaacattttaggATGGACTACCAGCGGTTATTTCAATTCAAAATGATCATAACCATACAGTTGTTTCTGGAGAGGCATTATCTTATTTAAGACCAACAAAAGatgtaaatatcaaatttgaAGAGTACTTTAACAGTGGTCTTGGttagttattgttttttaaaattattattggtactattaataactttagaattgtatttcatatagttaattattttaatttaggatttagaatttaattattactttaggattctacctattaaaaaataataataccttgttaattacattattattaggcaTAAGTGAATCCATTAGGATTCATGAAGAAAATATTGAACTGAAACATGGAATAAATTCAACTGAACTCGCAAATGCTCATATTAATCCTAAGTATAGAACTGTTAGATATTGGTATGATGagtggaaaaaattaaatctaggtCCACATAGTGGAATCGGAGTTAATaaggtatattaattttcatagcaatttttagtaaaagaaatataatataaaattatttattttgaattgaaaaaaattcaaactctcttcattttattttaatatgttaaattttaattgtgtgattgttatttttaatttaaaattctaattctaATGCAGAATGATTTTTCCttagatattttatgtttggtcattgattttaatcaattgtttataagtcataatactgTGTGTctgcattataatatgtttaaaacaataatgatcaCATTATAACAATTGATAGAACTGATAGAAG encodes the following:
- the LOC132924883 gene encoding E3 SUMO-protein ligase KIAA1586-like; the encoded protein is MSSNFKRESGTLDSFFMPREKKPKNATNTAICATSSHELVMPNEDNFVSDSQIDNQIQDVWDTSKIWPALWTKEQVIEFQKKNSWLSSKNGKLGCNNCIQAKNSINFQKSNIDSKVRISSEWVGFEIIAAGCNRTNQLASLRNKIKQHSESKAHVLAENILKKSSDKVLDKMFERISEVEIDSNTRLFRTVYCLAKNHRPFKQFEELVQLQQINGLDMGSSLHSRITATRMVNVIAKEMRKRLILRLIQSNSKFTIMIDESTTLSTKCTLILYISSYFDVESPVVAFLDLIDLDRQDAETIEKSIWLSLECNGISTSFALNNWIAFASDGASVMTGKKAGVATKLREKIPNLFTWHCLCHRLELSVHDVIKDCTGVSRFQSLMDKLYAYYHQSPKNSMGLDKSCVEFSNYKSHME